The Azospirillum brasilense genome window below encodes:
- a CDS encoding glycosyltransferase family protein — translation MRVLFHVQHLLGIGHDRRAALITRGLAEAGVAVTVLRGGHPVPGIDYGPAADIVQLPPARAADGSFKTLLDEHDRPIDDAWRARRRATVLEVQERVRPDALLVESFPFGRRAFRFELLPLLEAAKAAGAVTACSVRDILVTKAKPERLEETVSTVERLFDHVLVHGDPDLIPFAATFPAAARIAERIRYTGYVAAPQGGEGKGADGTGEVIVSVGGGAVGLPLLRAALAVRASTPAGLDAPWRLLAGPDVPEADVRALAAAAPPGTIVERARPDFPALLRRCRLSISQAGYNTVLDVLQAGCRAVVVPFAAGSETEQATRAHLLEERGRLAVVDEATLTPDTLAAGVAKALALPPPPAIPLRLDGAAATARLLLDAVAYRQGNSR, via the coding sequence ATGCGTGTTCTCTTCCATGTCCAGCATCTGCTGGGCATCGGCCACGACCGGCGCGCCGCGCTGATCACCCGCGGGCTGGCCGAGGCCGGCGTCGCCGTCACGGTGCTGCGCGGCGGGCATCCGGTGCCGGGGATCGATTACGGCCCGGCGGCGGACATCGTCCAGCTCCCCCCCGCCCGCGCCGCCGACGGCAGCTTCAAGACCCTGCTCGACGAGCACGACCGGCCCATCGACGACGCGTGGCGCGCCAGGCGCCGCGCCACGGTTCTGGAGGTTCAAGAGCGGGTGCGGCCCGACGCGCTTCTGGTCGAATCCTTCCCCTTCGGGCGCCGCGCCTTCCGGTTCGAGCTTCTGCCCCTGCTGGAGGCCGCCAAGGCCGCCGGGGCGGTCACCGCCTGCTCAGTGCGCGACATCCTGGTGACCAAGGCCAAGCCGGAGCGGCTGGAGGAAACCGTTTCGACGGTGGAACGGCTGTTCGATCATGTGCTGGTCCATGGCGACCCGGACCTGATCCCCTTCGCGGCGACCTTCCCTGCCGCCGCGCGGATCGCCGAGCGCATCCGCTACACCGGATATGTCGCGGCTCCGCAAGGCGGCGAGGGGAAGGGCGCCGACGGCACCGGCGAGGTGATCGTGTCGGTGGGCGGCGGAGCGGTCGGCCTGCCGCTGCTGCGGGCCGCGCTGGCGGTGCGTGCGTCAACTCCCGCCGGACTTGACGCACCGTGGCGCCTGCTGGCCGGGCCGGACGTGCCGGAGGCGGATGTCCGCGCCCTCGCCGCCGCGGCCCCGCCGGGAACCATCGTGGAGCGGGCGCGGCCCGACTTCCCCGCCCTGCTCCGCCGCTGCCGCCTGTCGATCAGCCAGGCCGGCTACAACACCGTGCTCGACGTGCTCCAGGCCGGCTGCCGGGCGGTGGTCGTCCCCTTCGCCGCGGGCAGCGAGACCGAGCAGGCCACCCGCGCCCATCTGCTGGAGGAGCGGGGCCGGCTGGCCGTGGTCGACGAGGCCACCCTGACCCCGGACACCTTGGCCGCGGGCGTTGCCAAGGCGCTCGCCCTGCCCCCGCCGCCGGCCATCCCGCTGCGCTTGGACGGTGCCGCCGCCACCGCCCGTCTGCTGCTGGACGCGGTGGCCTACCGCCAAGGCAACAGCCGCTAA
- a CDS encoding cyclic nucleotide-binding domain-containing protein, whose amino-acid sequence MSIAEEVNCLRRIPLFANIDTAKLKLLAFTSERLSFRSGDILFEQDEMGTCAYILLRGEAEVIVTGPGGPLAVATLGSNEIVGEIAILCDVPRTATVRASTDLEALCVPKDHFLQMIADFPQMGLEIMRSLAHRLELTTMRLREVLAAQAT is encoded by the coding sequence ATGAGCATCGCCGAGGAAGTCAATTGCCTGCGCAGGATTCCCCTGTTCGCCAACATCGACACTGCCAAGCTCAAGCTTCTCGCCTTCACCAGCGAACGGTTGAGCTTCCGGTCGGGCGACATCCTGTTCGAGCAGGACGAGATGGGCACCTGCGCTTACATTCTGCTGCGCGGGGAGGCCGAGGTGATCGTGACCGGCCCCGGCGGGCCGCTGGCCGTCGCGACGCTGGGGTCCAACGAGATCGTCGGCGAGATCGCCATCCTGTGCGACGTGCCGCGCACCGCCACCGTCCGCGCCAGCACCGACCTGGAGGCGCTGTGCGTGCCGAAGGACCATTTCCTTCAGATGATCGCCGATTTCCCGCAGATGGGGCTGGAGATCATGCGCTCGCTGGCCCACCGGCTTGAATTGACGACCATGCGCTTGCGCGAGGTCCTGGCCGCCCAGGCGACCTGA
- a CDS encoding glycosyltransferase family protein gives MSERPTSGRVLIYSHDTFGLGHLRRCRAIAHALVERYSNLSVLILSGSPIVGSFDFRTRVDFVRIPGVIKLRNGEYTALNLHLDVDEILSMRASLIRHTAEIYQPDLFIVDKEPLGLRGEVRETLELLKGRGVPLVLGLRDVMDEPALLAPEWERKKVLPALETLYDEIWAYGLPQICDPLEGIEVPQSVRDKMVYTGYLHRTVPPAVPHGPGLPDEPYILVTPGGGGDGEALIDWVLRAYESDPGIPYRAVLVFGPFMQPDLQAEFLARAEALPNVEATAFEARIERLMQGAVGVVAMGGYNTFCEILSFDKKALIVPREVPRREQTIRAARAQELGLVSVLMDDGVRDAAAMAAALRRLPWQAPPSSVVVPGLLGGLESVNRLSARYLPEPSSGPSASERQLAAGDAA, from the coding sequence ATGAGCGAACGTCCGACCTCGGGCCGCGTGCTCATCTACAGCCATGACACGTTCGGCCTCGGCCATTTGCGCCGCTGCCGGGCCATCGCCCATGCGCTGGTGGAACGCTACAGCAACCTGTCCGTGCTGATCCTGTCCGGTTCGCCGATCGTCGGCAGCTTCGACTTCCGCACGCGGGTGGACTTCGTGCGCATCCCGGGCGTCATCAAGCTGCGCAACGGGGAATACACGGCGCTGAACCTGCATCTGGACGTCGACGAGATCCTGTCCATGCGGGCCTCGCTGATCCGCCACACGGCGGAGATCTACCAGCCCGACCTGTTCATCGTGGACAAGGAACCGCTCGGCCTGCGCGGCGAGGTGCGGGAAACGCTGGAGCTTCTGAAGGGCCGCGGCGTGCCGCTGGTGCTGGGGCTGCGCGATGTGATGGACGAGCCGGCCCTGCTCGCCCCGGAGTGGGAGCGCAAGAAGGTCCTGCCGGCGCTGGAAACCCTGTACGACGAGATCTGGGCCTACGGCCTGCCGCAGATCTGCGACCCGTTGGAGGGGATCGAGGTCCCGCAGTCGGTGCGCGACAAGATGGTCTATACCGGCTACCTGCACCGCACCGTGCCCCCGGCGGTCCCGCACGGTCCCGGCCTGCCCGACGAGCCCTACATCCTGGTCACCCCCGGCGGCGGCGGCGACGGCGAGGCGCTGATCGACTGGGTGCTGCGCGCCTACGAGAGCGATCCCGGCATCCCCTACCGCGCCGTGCTGGTGTTCGGTCCCTTCATGCAGCCGGACCTCCAGGCCGAGTTCCTGGCCCGGGCGGAAGCCCTGCCCAACGTCGAGGCCACCGCCTTCGAGGCGCGGATCGAGCGGCTGATGCAGGGCGCGGTCGGGGTGGTCGCCATGGGCGGCTACAACACCTTCTGCGAGATCCTGTCCTTCGACAAGAAGGCGCTGATCGTCCCGCGCGAGGTGCCGCGGCGCGAGCAGACCATCCGCGCCGCCCGCGCGCAGGAGCTGGGCCTGGTCTCCGTCCTGATGGACGACGGGGTGCGCGACGCCGCGGCGATGGCGGCGGCGCTGCGCCGGCTGCCCTGGCAGGCGCCGCCCTCCTCGGTGGTGGTGCCGGGGCTGCTCGGCGGGCTGGAGAGCGTCAACCGCCTGTCGGCCCGCTATTTGCCGGAACCGTCCTCCGGACCCAGCGCTTCGGAGCGCCAGCTGGCCGCCGGGGACGCCGCGTGA
- a CDS encoding ABC transporter ATP-binding protein, giving the protein MESSIFRFILRHSVRQQIVLTLMTLASFPFLYASLDLPKRIVNEAIAGKKLPESFLGFHLDQVTYLFVLCGLFLTLVLVNGAFKYVINTYKGRLGERMLRRLRYELYVRVLRFPLPRFRKMSPGEIIPMITAEVEPLGGFIGDAIAIPVFQGGTLLVYIAFIFVQDPVLGAAAVSLYPFQGWLIPRLQRKVNQLGKQRVRAMRQIADRIGETVSGIQEVHTHNTASWHLADLSHRLGDVYRIRFEIYQRKFFVKFLNNFINQLTPFFFYSIGGYLVIHGQLSFGALVAVLAAYKDLAAPWKELLDWYQQKEDNRIKYEQVVEQFHVPDLLAERLLREEEDVPFKGSLSFRNVAFGEDGGSPILEGVSCDIPLDGHTALIGVGSGRDELAQLAARVLLPSSGQIRLGERDYAELPESVTGRRAAYVGATPYLFSASLYDNLVYGLRHRPLRENGDSKEAAERRKSRMTESVLSGNATDDVDADWIDYAAAGCDGPEDLKARILRVVTMVSLQDDVYGMGLNRTVDPERRPDVAARVLEARDAMRATMLNNPELGRLVERFDPDRYTVNATLAENLLFGTPVGPIFQTDALASNPYMLHVLDKVGLTDTILETGHKVAETMVELFAGLPPGHEFFERFSFIGFAELPEYQAILARTAKEGLGALRPEERTRLMTLPFKLIGARHRLGLMTPDLEKKLLQARHLFASDLPADLKHAVAFFDPEAYNAAASIQDNILFGKMVYGQAQVQSKVGRIVAELVDQLHLRDTIVEVGLDHPVGVAGSRLSAAQRQKAALARALLKRPDLLVLSEATSGLDTSSQTKVHSAIMGERKGCGLVWVLHRAGLARAFERVIVMKDGRIAEHGRFDELNRPGTLLHELVSAE; this is encoded by the coding sequence ATGGAATCCAGCATTTTCCGATTCATCCTTCGGCACAGCGTCCGTCAGCAGATCGTGCTGACCCTGATGACCCTGGCGTCCTTTCCGTTCCTCTACGCCTCGCTCGACCTTCCGAAACGGATCGTCAACGAGGCGATCGCCGGGAAGAAGCTGCCTGAATCCTTCCTCGGCTTCCATCTCGATCAGGTGACCTACCTGTTCGTCCTATGCGGACTGTTCCTGACTTTGGTGCTGGTCAACGGCGCGTTCAAGTACGTCATCAACACCTACAAGGGCCGGCTGGGCGAGCGGATGCTGCGCCGGCTGCGGTACGAGCTGTACGTGCGCGTCCTGCGCTTCCCCCTGCCCCGCTTCCGCAAGATGTCGCCCGGGGAGATCATCCCCATGATCACGGCGGAGGTGGAACCGCTGGGCGGCTTCATCGGCGACGCCATCGCGATCCCGGTGTTCCAGGGCGGCACCCTGCTGGTCTACATCGCCTTCATCTTCGTCCAGGACCCGGTTCTGGGGGCAGCGGCGGTGTCGCTGTACCCGTTCCAAGGCTGGCTCATCCCACGGCTTCAACGCAAGGTCAATCAGCTTGGCAAACAGCGCGTACGTGCCATGCGCCAGATCGCCGACCGCATCGGCGAGACGGTGTCCGGCATCCAGGAGGTGCACACGCACAACACGGCGTCCTGGCATCTCGCCGATCTCAGTCATCGCCTGGGCGACGTGTACCGCATCCGTTTCGAGATTTACCAAAGGAAGTTTTTTGTCAAATTTCTGAACAACTTCATAAACCAGCTGACCCCGTTCTTCTTCTACTCGATCGGCGGCTATCTGGTGATCCACGGCCAATTGTCCTTCGGCGCGCTGGTCGCGGTCCTGGCGGCCTACAAGGACTTGGCCGCCCCTTGGAAGGAGCTTCTGGACTGGTACCAGCAGAAGGAGGACAACCGGATCAAGTACGAGCAGGTGGTGGAGCAGTTCCATGTCCCCGACCTGCTGGCCGAACGCCTGCTGCGCGAGGAGGAGGACGTCCCGTTCAAGGGCAGCCTGTCCTTCCGCAACGTCGCGTTCGGGGAGGACGGCGGGTCGCCCATCCTGGAGGGGGTGAGCTGCGACATCCCGTTGGACGGCCACACCGCGCTGATCGGCGTCGGCTCCGGGCGGGACGAGTTGGCGCAGCTTGCCGCCCGCGTGCTGCTGCCCTCGTCGGGCCAGATCCGGCTGGGCGAGCGCGACTATGCGGAGCTGCCGGAGAGCGTCACCGGGCGGCGCGCCGCCTATGTCGGGGCCACCCCCTACCTGTTCTCGGCCTCGCTCTACGACAATCTCGTCTATGGGCTGCGTCATCGGCCGCTGCGCGAGAACGGTGACAGTAAGGAAGCGGCGGAGCGGCGCAAAAGCCGGATGACCGAGTCGGTGCTGTCCGGCAACGCCACCGACGACGTGGACGCCGACTGGATCGACTACGCCGCCGCCGGCTGCGATGGGCCGGAGGACCTGAAGGCCCGCATTCTGCGCGTGGTGACGATGGTCTCGCTTCAGGACGATGTGTACGGCATGGGTCTCAACCGCACCGTCGACCCGGAGCGGCGCCCCGACGTGGCCGCACGCGTTCTGGAGGCGCGCGACGCCATGCGCGCCACGATGCTGAACAACCCGGAGCTGGGGCGGCTGGTGGAGCGCTTCGACCCCGACCGCTACACCGTGAACGCCACGCTGGCGGAGAATCTGCTGTTCGGCACGCCGGTCGGCCCGATCTTCCAGACCGACGCGCTGGCCTCCAATCCCTATATGTTGCATGTGCTCGACAAGGTGGGGCTGACCGACACCATCCTGGAAACCGGCCACAAGGTGGCGGAGACCATGGTCGAGCTGTTTGCCGGCCTGCCGCCCGGCCACGAGTTCTTCGAGCGCTTCTCCTTCATCGGGTTCGCCGAGCTGCCGGAGTATCAGGCCATCCTGGCGCGCACCGCGAAGGAGGGGCTGGGCGCGCTGCGGCCCGAGGAGCGGACGCGGCTGATGACCCTGCCCTTCAAGCTGATCGGCGCCCGCCACCGTTTGGGCCTGATGACCCCGGACCTGGAGAAGAAGCTCCTGCAGGCGCGGCACCTCTTCGCCAGCGACTTGCCGGCGGACCTGAAGCACGCCGTCGCCTTCTTCGATCCGGAGGCCTACAACGCCGCGGCCAGCATCCAGGACAACATCCTGTTCGGCAAGATGGTCTATGGGCAGGCGCAGGTGCAATCCAAGGTGGGCCGCATCGTGGCGGAGCTGGTGGACCAGCTTCACCTGCGCGACACCATCGTCGAGGTCGGGCTGGACCATCCCGTGGGAGTCGCCGGATCGCGCCTGTCCGCCGCGCAGCGCCAGAAGGCGGCGCTGGCCCGCGCCCTGCTGAAGCGGCCGGACCTGCTGGTGCTGAGCGAGGCGACCAGCGGCCTGGACACCAGCAGCCAGACCAAGGTGCATTCCGCCATCATGGGGGAACGCAAAGGATGTGGTCTTGTGTGGGTTCTGCACCGCGCCGGCTTGGCACGGGCGTTCGAGCGAGTCATTGTGATGAAGGACGGGCGAATCGCCGAACATGGGCGCTTCGACGAGTTGAACAGGCCCGGCACGTTGTTGCATGAATTGGTGTCCGCCGAATAA
- a CDS encoding glycosyltransferase yields the protein MTVAVIVKGWPRLSETFIAQEILGLERRGLRQLIVSLRQPTDKAVHELNRRVTAPVAYLPEYLHDAPGRVLRALAAARRRPGWPAARAAWLADLRRDPSRNRARRFGQACVLAAELPADVTWLHTHFLHTPASVARYAALLTGLPWSFSAHAKDIWTSPDWDLRDKLAEARWGVTCTALGLARLRGLAPQPERVDLLYHGLDFSRFPTPPDARPARDGGDPADPVRLLSVGRAVEKKGFDLLLDALARLPAGLHWRWTHIGGGDRLSALKAQAAMLGLEGRIDWQGAKAQDAVIAQYRRADLFVLPCRTARDGDRDGLPNVLMEAQSQGLACLSTRAAAVAELIEDGVTGTLVDPEDPAALARALESLLRDPARRAALGAAGAARVRRDFGSDSGIDRLHDRFTTSNRQSSFMPFGGCCALHGG from the coding sequence GTGACCGTTGCCGTCATCGTGAAGGGCTGGCCCCGCCTGTCGGAGACCTTCATCGCGCAGGAGATTTTGGGGCTGGAACGGCGGGGGTTGCGTCAACTGATCGTCAGCCTGCGTCAACCGACCGACAAGGCGGTGCACGAGCTGAACCGCCGCGTCACCGCCCCGGTGGCCTATCTGCCCGAATATCTGCACGACGCGCCCGGCCGCGTGCTGCGCGCGCTGGCCGCGGCGCGGCGGCGTCCCGGCTGGCCGGCGGCGCGGGCCGCTTGGCTGGCCGACCTGCGGCGCGACCCCAGCCGAAACCGCGCGCGGCGCTTCGGCCAAGCCTGCGTGCTGGCGGCGGAATTGCCGGCGGACGTCACCTGGCTGCACACCCATTTCCTGCACACCCCGGCCAGCGTCGCGCGCTACGCCGCGCTGCTGACCGGCCTGCCCTGGAGCTTCTCCGCCCACGCCAAGGACATCTGGACCTCACCGGACTGGGACCTGCGGGACAAGCTGGCCGAGGCGCGCTGGGGCGTCACCTGCACCGCGCTCGGCCTCGCCCGCCTGCGCGGACTGGCGCCGCAGCCGGAGCGGGTGGACCTGCTCTACCACGGCCTGGACTTCAGCCGTTTCCCCACCCCGCCGGACGCGCGTCCAGCGCGGGACGGCGGCGATCCCGCCGACCCGGTGCGGCTGCTGTCGGTCGGGCGGGCGGTGGAAAAGAAGGGCTTCGACCTGCTGCTCGACGCGCTGGCCCGCCTGCCCGCCGGGCTGCACTGGCGCTGGACCCACATCGGCGGTGGCGACCGGCTGTCCGCGTTGAAGGCGCAGGCTGCGATGCTGGGTCTGGAGGGACGGATCGACTGGCAGGGGGCGAAGGCCCAGGACGCGGTGATCGCCCAGTACCGCCGCGCCGACCTGTTCGTCCTGCCCTGCCGCACCGCGCGCGACGGCGACCGCGACGGGCTGCCCAACGTGCTGATGGAAGCGCAGAGCCAGGGGCTGGCCTGCCTGTCCACCCGCGCCGCCGCGGTGGCGGAGCTGATCGAGGATGGGGTCACCGGCACGCTGGTGGACCCTGAGGACCCTGCCGCGCTGGCCCGCGCGCTCGAGTCGCTGCTCCGTGACCCGGCCCGCCGCGCAGCGTTGGGGGCGGCGGGCGCCGCGCGGGTGCGGCGCGACTTCGGGAGCGACTCGGGCATCGACCGGCTGCACGATCGTTTCACAACCTCAAACAGACAGTCGTCCTTTATGCCGTTTGGGGGGTGCTGTGCATTGCACGGCGGCTGA
- a CDS encoding polysaccharide deacetylase family protein: MTVTATAPSDSPPRAGWDALTAELDAWAAGGRTATLWWRDDDAVEPTPELDRMVALSVETSAPLALAVIPAGVTDALAPVVDAAPTVTVLQHGWSHANHAAPPAKKAELGADRPAAAVAAELAEGRSVLDRRFGPRALPVLVPPWNRIAPGLAAGLPDLGFAGLSVFGPRRVSTVNMMCVNTHIDPVAWKNDKRFLGDAASLGMAVAHLRARRLGTVDAAEATGLLTHHLVMDGETWAFTARFLTVTRRHPAARWLAADTLFATPFAAEGHR; the protein is encoded by the coding sequence ATGACCGTGACCGCCACCGCCCCTTCCGACAGCCCGCCGCGCGCCGGTTGGGACGCGCTGACCGCCGAGCTGGACGCCTGGGCCGCCGGCGGGCGCACCGCCACCCTCTGGTGGCGCGACGACGACGCCGTCGAGCCGACGCCGGAGCTGGACCGGATGGTCGCCCTGTCCGTCGAGACCAGTGCGCCGCTGGCCCTGGCGGTCATCCCGGCGGGCGTCACCGACGCCCTCGCCCCCGTTGTGGACGCGGCCCCCACCGTCACGGTGCTTCAGCACGGCTGGTCGCACGCCAACCACGCCGCTCCCCCCGCGAAGAAGGCGGAGCTTGGCGCGGACCGGCCCGCCGCCGCCGTGGCGGCGGAACTGGCCGAGGGGCGGAGCGTGCTGGACCGCCGGTTCGGGCCGCGCGCCCTGCCCGTTCTGGTGCCGCCCTGGAACCGCATCGCGCCCGGCCTAGCGGCGGGTCTGCCCGACTTGGGCTTCGCCGGCCTGTCGGTTTTCGGGCCGCGACGTGTGTCAACCGTCAACATGATGTGTGTCAATACACACATCGACCCGGTGGCCTGGAAAAACGACAAGCGCTTCCTGGGCGACGCGGCGTCGTTGGGCATGGCGGTCGCCCATCTGCGCGCCCGGCGGCTGGGTACGGTGGACGCGGCCGAGGCAACCGGTCTGCTGACGCATCATTTGGTGATGGACGGCGAAACCTGGGCCTTCACCGCGCGTTTCCTGACCGTGACCCGCCGCCACCCGGCGGCTCGTTGGCTGGCCGCTGATACCCTGTTCGCCACCCCGTTCGCCGCAGAAGGACATCGCTGA